The following coding sequences lie in one Flagellimonas eckloniae genomic window:
- the tgt gene encoding tRNA guanosine(34) transglycosylase Tgt yields MEFTLKQKDSKSKARAGELSTDHGTIQTPIFMPVGTVASVKGVHQRELKDEINPDVILGNTYHLYLRPGIEILEQAGGLHKFMGWDRNILTDSGGYQVYSLSGNRKIKEEGVNFKSHIDGSSHFFTPENVMEIQRVIGADIIMAFDECTPYPCEYNYAKRSMHMTHRWLDRCISHLEKLPFKYGYSQSFFPIVQGSTYKDLRKQSAEYIASVGAEGNAIGGLSVGEPAEEMYEMAEIVCDILPEDKPRYLMGVGTPINILENIALGVDMFDCVMPTRNARNGMLFTAHGTINIKNKKWEADFSPIDEMGITFVDTEYSKAYLRHLFAANEYLGKQIATIHNLGFYLWLVRTARERILAGDFQEWKTNMVQQMDKRL; encoded by the coding sequence TTGGAATTTACCCTAAAACAAAAGGATAGTAAGAGCAAAGCAAGGGCTGGAGAATTGTCTACAGACCATGGTACCATACAGACACCCATTTTTATGCCAGTGGGTACTGTAGCATCTGTAAAGGGAGTGCATCAACGTGAATTAAAGGATGAAATAAACCCAGATGTTATACTCGGAAATACATATCATTTGTATTTACGTCCGGGAATTGAAATTTTGGAGCAAGCTGGCGGACTGCATAAGTTTATGGGTTGGGATAGAAATATTTTAACTGATAGTGGAGGGTATCAAGTGTATTCCTTGTCAGGTAATAGAAAAATAAAAGAAGAAGGAGTAAACTTTAAATCCCATATTGACGGATCAAGTCATTTTTTTACTCCAGAAAATGTGATGGAAATTCAGCGTGTCATTGGAGCAGATATTATTATGGCTTTTGATGAATGTACGCCTTATCCATGCGAGTACAACTATGCCAAAAGATCTATGCACATGACCCATAGATGGTTGGATAGATGTATTTCCCATTTGGAAAAGCTTCCATTTAAATATGGATATTCCCAGAGTTTTTTTCCAATTGTACAAGGCTCAACATACAAAGATTTGCGAAAGCAGTCGGCGGAATATATTGCATCCGTTGGGGCAGAAGGAAACGCAATTGGAGGGCTTTCCGTTGGGGAACCTGCGGAGGAAATGTATGAGATGGCCGAAATTGTCTGTGACATTCTACCAGAAGATAAACCAAGATATCTAATGGGTGTTGGGACACCCATAAACATTTTGGAAAATATTGCCCTTGGTGTTGATATGTTCGACTGTGTTATGCCTACTCGCAATGCACGAAATGGAATGTTGTTTACCGCTCACGGTACCATCAACATTAAAAACAAAAAATGGGAGGCAGATTTTTCACCTATTGATGAAATGGGCATCACATTTGTGGATACCGAATACTCAAAAGCATATTTGAGACATTTGTTTGCTGCAAATGAATATTTGGGCAAGCAAATTGCTACCATTCACAACCTTGGTTTTTACCTGTGGTTGGTACGTACGGCAAGAGAGCGTATTTTAGCTGGGGATTTTCAGGAATGGAAAACTAATATGGTACAACAAATGGATAAAAGATTGTAA
- a CDS encoding transketolase, with product MPNAQELQDLVTQVRRDILRMVHKVNSGHPGGSLGCTEFFVALYNEIMELKDGFDMDGKDEDLFFLSNGHISPVFYSVLARRGYFPVEELNTFRLINSRLQGHPTTHEGLPGVRIASGSLGQGMSVAIGAALAKKLNGDNHLIYSLHGDGELQEGQNWEAIMYAAGNKVDNYIATIDLNGQQIDGSTDDVLPLGNVAEKFRVFGWDVLEIENGNDLKQVIEGLNEAKSRTGKGKPVCIIMTTMMGNGVDFMMHTHAWHGKAPNDEQLETALAQNPETVGDY from the coding sequence ATGCCAAACGCTCAAGAATTACAGGATTTAGTGACCCAAGTACGAAGGGACATTTTAAGAATGGTGCACAAAGTAAATTCAGGGCATCCAGGAGGTTCTCTTGGTTGTACCGAATTTTTTGTTGCACTGTACAATGAAATTATGGAGTTAAAAGATGGTTTTGATATGGATGGAAAAGACGAAGACCTTTTCTTTCTTTCCAATGGTCATATCTCCCCTGTTTTTTATAGTGTTTTGGCAAGAAGAGGATACTTTCCCGTTGAGGAATTAAACACTTTTAGGTTAATAAATTCTCGTTTGCAAGGTCATCCCACAACACATGAAGGTCTTCCTGGGGTTCGCATTGCATCTGGTTCATTGGGTCAAGGTATGTCGGTAGCTATTGGTGCCGCTTTAGCTAAAAAGCTGAATGGAGACAATCATTTAATTTATAGCCTACACGGTGATGGAGAATTGCAGGAAGGGCAAAATTGGGAAGCCATTATGTATGCCGCCGGAAATAAGGTAGACAATTATATTGCCACTATCGATTTAAATGGACAACAAATAGATGGATCAACAGATGATGTGTTGCCATTGGGCAACGTTGCCGAAAAGTTTAGGGTTTTTGGATGGGATGTTTTGGAAATTGAAAACGGTAATGATTTAAAGCAAGTCATAGAAGGCTTAAATGAGGCAAAAAGTAGAACAGGAAAAGGAAAACCTGTTTGTATAATAATGACCACTATGATGGGTAATGGAGTTGATTTTATGATGCATACCCATGCTTGGCACGGTAAAGCTCCCAACGACGAACAATTGGAAACGGCATTGGCTCAAAACCCTGAAACTGTAGGCGATTATTAA
- a CDS encoding transketolase family protein: MTKYTDQGKNDTRSGFGAGMTELGRTNPNVVALCADLVGSLKIQTFIDENPERFFQIGIAEANMMGIAAGLTIGGKIPFTGTFANFSTGRVYDQIRQSIAYSDKNVKICASHAGITLGEDGATHQILEDIGLMKMLPGMTVINPCDFNQTKAATLAIAEHDGPVYLRFGRPKVANFTPADQKFEIGKALMLNEGTDVTIIATGHLVWQSLLAAENLENQGISAEVINIHTIKPLDDKAILDSVKKTGCVVTAEEHNFLGGLGESVSRVLATHYPTPQEFVATQDTFGESGTPEQLMDKYGLNNKAIEAAVLKVLKRK, translated from the coding sequence ATGACAAAATATACTGATCAAGGAAAAAACGATACACGAAGCGGATTTGGAGCTGGAATGACGGAATTAGGAAGAACAAATCCCAATGTGGTTGCCCTTTGTGCCGACTTGGTAGGTTCTTTAAAGATTCAAACCTTTATTGATGAAAATCCAGAACGCTTTTTTCAAATTGGAATAGCAGAAGCCAACATGATGGGAATAGCCGCTGGTCTGACCATTGGTGGAAAAATTCCATTTACAGGAACATTTGCCAACTTTTCAACAGGAAGAGTCTACGATCAAATTCGCCAATCCATCGCATATTCTGATAAAAATGTGAAAATATGTGCTTCGCATGCTGGGATAACCTTAGGTGAAGATGGGGCAACGCACCAAATATTGGAAGACATTGGACTAATGAAAATGTTGCCTGGAATGACGGTTATCAATCCTTGTGATTTTAACCAGACTAAAGCAGCAACTCTGGCCATAGCAGAGCATGATGGACCCGTTTACCTACGTTTTGGTAGACCAAAAGTGGCAAACTTTACGCCAGCAGATCAAAAGTTTGAAATTGGGAAAGCACTGATGCTCAATGAAGGTACGGATGTAACTATTATTGCAACAGGCCACTTGGTTTGGCAATCGCTACTAGCCGCAGAAAATTTGGAAAATCAAGGGATTTCAGCAGAAGTGATCAATATACACACCATTAAGCCTCTTGATGACAAGGCTATTTTGGACTCAGTAAAAAAGACCGGTTGTGTGGTTACCGCTGAAGAACACAATTTTCTTGGTGGTCTTGGGGAAAGTGTCTCCCGCGTATTGGCTACCCATTATCCTACTCCCCAAGAATTTGTGGCAACACAGGATACTTTTGGTGAAAGTGGAACACCGGAACAACTTATGGATAAATATGGCCTGAACAATAAAGCCATTGAAGCAGCCGTTTTAAAAGTGTTGAAACGAAAATAA
- a CDS encoding outer membrane beta-barrel protein — MKKTFLVAVLTLMGSAVFAQSGSGFGIKAGLSYNKNGDLIGSVGDAGQNIVEGAEGKAGYHVGFWGKLDFPKIYLRPELVYSKTKSSYNVDGASNDYDISKIDLPVLLGYKLIGPLHVFAGPAFQYTLKNDLGDLEVEDVENDFSVGLNVGVGVNLGKIGVDVRYERGFSENEAEFIGNNITDISGRVDSRPSQVIFALSLKL; from the coding sequence ATGAAAAAAACATTTCTAGTTGCAGTGTTGACCTTAATGGGGTCTGCTGTATTTGCACAAAGCGGTTCAGGATTTGGTATTAAAGCCGGACTTAGCTACAACAAAAACGGTGATTTAATTGGCTCTGTTGGTGATGCAGGACAAAACATTGTTGAAGGCGCCGAAGGTAAAGCCGGATATCATGTAGGTTTTTGGGGAAAACTGGATTTTCCAAAAATCTATCTTCGTCCAGAACTTGTATACTCTAAAACAAAGAGTAGCTATAATGTTGACGGAGCTTCCAATGATTATGATATTTCAAAAATAGATCTTCCAGTGCTATTGGGTTATAAGCTTATAGGCCCTTTACATGTTTTTGCAGGTCCTGCCTTTCAATACACCCTTAAAAACGATTTAGGAGATTTGGAAGTTGAAGATGTTGAAAATGATTTTTCAGTTGGCCTTAATGTTGGCGTCGGGGTTAATCTAGGTAAAATTGGAGTCGATGTTCGCTATGAACGAGGTTTCTCCGAAAATGAAGCTGAATTTATTGGAAATAACATTACTGATATTTCAGGTAGAGTTGATTCTAGACCATCCCAAGTTATTTTTGCACTTTCCTTGAAGTTATAA